A window of Apium graveolens cultivar Ventura chromosome 8, ASM990537v1, whole genome shotgun sequence contains these coding sequences:
- the LOC141680128 gene encoding uncharacterized protein LOC141680128: MESLRLRMMARYLRVLKGILNQFDEWYAEHDSRKEDTMKDALSQFASSEIENYPRSIYFQVLKTPTIHVINMIVPVGVASCWIDPIKIHLEMGWLPDDAQEAHKLSVRALRYSLTEGLLYKRSFVIPYLKCLRPLDAEESLKEAREGICGQYLGGRALAYKITRLGFYWPTMLADAKAYVKKCNRCQRHTPIV, from the coding sequence ATGGAGAGTTTGAGGCTAAGGATGATGGCCAGGTACCTGAGAGTCTTAAAGGGAATACTGAATCAGTTCGATGAATGGTACGCAGAACATGATTCAAGAAAGGAGGACACTATGAAGGATGCCTTGTCTCAGTTCGCCTCGTCTGAAATCGAGAACTATCCAAGAAGTATTTACTTCCAGGTCTTGAAGACCCCTACTATTCATGTCATAAATATGATAGTACCGGTTGGTGTGGCAAGTTGTTGGATAGACCCAATTAAGATCCACTTAGAAATGGGGTGGCTCCCCGACGATGCCCAGGAGGCACACAAGCTGTCAGTTAGAGCATTGAGATACTCATTGACTGAAGGCCTTCTTTACAAAAGGTCATTTGTTATTCCGTACTTGAAGTGCTTAAGACCTCTTGATGCAGAGGAGTCACTTAAAGAAGCCCGTGAAGGGATTTGTGGACAATACTTGGGGGGAAGGGCCCTCGCTTACAAGATAACTCGGTTGGGATTCTACTGGCCAACTATGCTAGCCGATGCAAAGGCTTATGTGAAGAAATGTAATAGATGCCAGAGGCACACTCCAATAGTATGA